The sequence TCTAACGTGGTCGACACCTGCGCGGCGGGCGATTCATTCGCCGCGGGTTATTTAGCTGCGCGCCTTACTGGCGAGAGCGCTACCGACGCAGCCGAACTTGGCCACCAACTGGCTTCCATCGTTATTCAATACTCTGGCGCAATCATCCCCGTGAGCGCTATGAGCCAACTGATTAAAAAATAAAATAAAAGCGGAATTATTATGTCTCAAGAAATGATCAACAAACTTAAGCAATTCAAAGTTATCCCTGTTATCCAAATCAACAAGGTTGAACACGCGATTCCACTGGCAAAAGTGTTGGTAGAAAACGGCCTACCAGTTGCTGAAGTGACATTTCGCACTGAAGCGGCAGCAGACGCGATTCGTGCGATGCGTGACGCCTACCCAGAGATGTGTATCGGTGCTGGCACAGTATTAACGCCAGCGCAAATTGACCTTGCGAAAGAGTCGGGCAGCGAATTCATCGTAGCTCCGGGCCTGAATCCAAACACCGTAAAACGTTGCCAAGAAATCGGCATGCCAATCGTTCCGGGCGTAAACAACCCAAGCCAAGTTGAGCAAGCGCTGGAACTGGGCCTTAACTTCTTGAAGTTCTTCCCTGCAGAAGCGTCTGGTGGCATCAACATGGTGAAGTCTCTGCTAGCGCCATACGTTGATGTGTCTTTGATGCCAACGGGCGGTATCGGTAAACACAACGTCAATGACTACCTAGCAGTCGATCGCGTGGTGTGCTGTGGTGGTACTTGGATGGTCTCTCCAAAGATGATTGAGAACGAGCAGTGGGATGAGATTGCAGTGTTGGTTCGTGAAGCCGTTGAGTTGGTGAAATAGTTAAATTTAGATTTTATTAAAATAAATAATAGCTACTGAATATGAGCAGTAGCTATAAATACATTTCATACAATCAAAATAATTAATAAGAAATAAAAAGGTAGTCTCCGAATTTACACTTTTCTGCATATATCAATGTGCGGTGGGTTTTTATAATCATAATATCGGTGAACTATGAAAAAATTACTTCCTTTAACACTACTAGCATTATTACCAATGACCTCAACTGCCGGGGGTTATGTCGATTTAAGGGCAGAGTATCGAAGTACGACAGATCAGTATCGAAGTCGTTTTATTGTTGGTCACCATTTTGATAATGGGTATGGTTTAGAAACACTGACAAATGTTCGACATGCAGCGGGAGCGTATGACGAAACGAAGGTGATTAATACCGAGTTTACCCATTATTACACCTATGCCATCAATGACAATTTTATGCTGAACCCTGGCGTAGTGATGAATTTTCAAGGCTCAAATACCTTCTTGATGCCTTATCTAAAGCTTAATTACAACTTTGACAATGGGCTCTTTGTACATGGCCGTTATCGTTATGACTTTTCGACCGAAGCTTTAGTGAATGACTATGGCAATGAAGAGACAGCAAAGCGAAACCGTTATGATATTTGGACGGGATACAATACAGACAAATACATGATTTCGTATGCCTTTACGTATTTCGATCAGATTACGCATCATACGACAGAGCTCGCAACCGGCGATCTAAATGCCCGCGAGCATACCGTCAAAGCAGTCTACAAATGGAAACCAACAGTGAGGCCATACGCTGAAGTGGTTGATGCGGATACGGTGCAATCAGAAAACGATAAAACGGATTGGCGTTTCCGAGTTGGTGTTAATTTCTCATTTTAATACAACAGAGCCACATTATTTTTGTGAATAGGCTCTGATAAATAAAATACAATGAAAGTTATATAGGAAAATTAATAATGAAAAAAACTATATTGTCACTATTGATATCCGGTTCAGTAGTTTCTCCAATGGCTTTAGCAATGGCTCCAAATACAGACTTGAATTTAATGCCTTATCCACAAACTGTGGAATTAAAATCAGGCCAAGTGAAAGTAGATGGTAATTTTAAAGTTTATATCAAAGGCTTTAACTCTGACCGTGTCGAATATACGGCGAAACGCTTTATTGATCGCCTTGAGCGTCAGACGGGTGTGCCGATTCTAAATTGGCAGGTTGATAGTGAAGACGAAGCGAACCTGATCATTGATATCGACGCGGCGCCAAAATCTGAAGTACAAAATATCGACTCCGAAGAGTCCTACAAAATTACCACTCAGGGTGAGCAAATCACGTTGAGCGCACCAAGCCCATACGGCGCAATTCACGGCATCGAAACCCTTTTACAGCTCGTTGAAACCACAGCGACTGGCTACCATATTCCTGCCGTAACAATTGTCGATGAGCCTCGCTTCCGCTGGCGTGGTGTTTCTTACGATACTTCACGTCACTTTATTGAATTCGATGTGCTAATTCGTCAGTTAGATGCGATGGCTTCGGCGAAGATGAATGTGTTCCATTGGCACTTCTGGGACGACCAAGGCATTCGCATTCAAACCGAATCATGGCCGCGTCTGTGGTCTGAAACCGCTGATGGTAATTACTACACCAAAGACCAAGTTCGTTACCTAGTTGAGTATGCACGTAATCTTGGTATTCGTGTTATCCCTGAGGTCTCTCTACCGGGTCACTCTTCTGCCGTGGCTCATGCTTACCCACGCCTGATGTCTGGTGCAGAAGGTCAAAGCTATGATCAAGAGCGTGGCTGGGGCGTGTTTGAACCATTGATGGATCCGTTGAATCCAGAGCTTTATGACATGCTAGGTGATGTATTTGACGAAGTGACCGAACTGTTCCCTGATGAGTATTTCCATATCGGCGGCGATGAGCCGAATTACGCGCAATGGAAAAACAGCGAAAAGCACCAACGGTTCATTGAAGAGAACAATATCGATGGCGAGCGTGGTCTGCAGTCTTACCTCAATGTAAAAGTTGAGAAGATGCTCGAAGAGCGCGGTAAGAAGATGACCGGTTGGGATGAGATTTGGCATAAAGATCTGCCGACTTCAATCGTGATTCAAAGCTGGCAAGGACACGACAGCATTGGTCGTGCTGCGAAAGAGGGCTACCCAGGTATTCTTTCTACGGGTTATTACCTAGATCAACCTCAGCCGACTAGCTACCACTATCGCAATGATCCAATGCCAAGTGGCATCACAGTTGACGATAAGCTGCACAGCGGCGAAAAATTCGTGACGTACCAATGGCAGAAGCCTCGTTCAAAAGGCGGCCCACGTAAGGGAACACTGACTATCATTGAAGCGAAAGACGGCACTTTCCGCGCATTTAGTGATTACAACGGCAAGTCTCGCGAAGAGATCTTCATCCTTGATTATGTGCCGGGTAAAACCTTTGTTGGCCACTTCGATAACTTCATGTCGTACACCGAATTCAACCTAAATCTGAATTCAAATGGTTTTGCCGAAGGCAGTTACCAATTGGTCGGTAATGTACGTTGGCCAACTACAGGTGACGTGATTGCGAGCAGTGATGTTGAAGGCAGCGTGATTCCTGAACCGAATGGTGGTTACCCTGCGGAATTAACCGATAAAGAAAAAGAGCTTATCTTGGGCGGCGAGATCACTATGTGGCTAGAGAACAAAGACAGCCTCACGGTTGAAAACTACCTATGGCCGCGCAGCTACGCGATTGCAGAGCGCTTCTGGTCTGATGCAGAATTGACGGACGAACGCAGCATGTATAAGCGTATGAAGGCGATGGATACATGGTCTGAAGTGTCGGTTGGACTTCGTCATCATGCGGACGCTGACATGCTGTTAAAACGTATTGCCAAAGGGCAGGATATCCACGACCTGCGCGTGCTTGCGAAATATACTGAACCAGCACAGTACTATGCGCGCAACTGGGAGAAGTGGAATTCTACTGAACCTAAGGGCACTTTATACAGCCAATACGAGCGTCTAAACCGCTTCGTTGATGCTTTGCCAGTGGAAAGCTACGCCGTGTATGAGATGCAAGACTTGGTTAATGAAGTGGCGACAGGCAATCAACAAGCACTAGAGCAACTCGCTGAGCATTATCAGCAAGCAAAATCGGCTGCTCTTGCCGCTGAGACTGTCTTCGCAGGTAATGTGTCTTCGGTAGAGACTGTGGTGGTTGCAGAGAAAACCGCGGAAGTAGCAGACTTGGCGTTAACCTTGATTGCTAAAGCACAAGCGGGCGAAAAAGTTCGAGCATCAGATGCGAATGCCTACCAAGCAATACTGTCTGAATCAGCGAAAATCTATGATGAATCGATCATCGCGATTGTTCGCCCGACAGAGTTATTGTTGAAGCAGTTGGCTGAGTAAGTCGTTAACTGATTAGCGAATAAGTCACACGCCAATAAGTGAATCAAAACCGTCCTCTGTGGGCGGTTTTTTAGTTTTAGCTTCTCAATCGGATTTGAATTCTAAACTCTATGTAAGCGACTACTTACTATCAATGTTCTGTAGCGTTAACGTGAATGTCATACCTTGATCTGGGTTGTTCTTGGCTATCAAGGTGCCTTGCATATCCCGTACATTGTTGGCTGTAATCGCTAGCCCTAACCCCAAACCTTCACCCATCTTCTTGTTGGTATGAAACGGTTCGAAAATGGTTTCGAGTTGATCTTCAGATACACCACAACCGTTATCTTTAACCTTGATGATCACGCGTTGTTGCTCGGTATGAGCGCTGATAATAATGGTCGCTGGCGTCTGATTTTTCGTGGCATCGACGGCATTTTTAAGTAGGTTGCCAAGCACTTGTCTGAGTCGCGCCTCTTCTCCCATCACCATCGAAATATTTGAAGCGACACGCACGCGCATATCGACGTTTTCCAATTCGGCTTGATGAATACGCAGGGTTTCTTGCAGTGCGTCTGTCAGTGATACTGGGTAAGGCTTTTCAAGCCTTTTAAAGGCGAACGACTTCAACTGGCTGGTCATGTTGGCCATTCGGTCGATGAGGCTCATCACGAGATCCATGTTCGCTTTCAACATCTTGGTCTCGCCTCTTTCCATCAGTAATTGATTACTTGAAAGCAGGGTTTTTAGACCAGTAAGCGGTTGGTTAAGCTCATGAGTGATCGCACTCGACATCCGCCCTAATGCGGCAAGTTTGCTTGATTCCACCAGTTCTTGCTGCGCATCTTTGAGGTCTTGTGTTCGCTCTTCGACGCGCAGTTGCAGCGTTTTATTGGCTTCCTGAACTGCGATCTCCGCTTTCTTACGTTTACTGATATCAATTACGGTACACAGGTAATAAGTCGTGGCATGCCAAGGAAAGGCGCTAATAGAGAACAACACCGGGAAGTAACTGCCATCGCTGCGCCTCGCCATAGTTTCGACGCTGGTGATCTCAGCCAGTTCTTGGTGTTGTTCCAAGTTCTTGAGCAATTGTAAGCTGGTTGAATTCGGGTTGCCGGCTTCAAATAACTGCCACGCCTTGATATTGCTGATCATTGAATCAGATAGGGAAAAGTAGTTCTTCGCCATCAGGTTGATATCGTGGATGCGACCGTGTTTATCGATCAGTATCAACCCAACATGGGTTTTATTGATCATCCCAGACAGTCGTTTCTCAGACTCTTCGATAAGCTTTTGGATTCGCAGATTGCTGAGTTTTTTCTGGCGTCTTTGATAAAGAATAACCAGTAATAACAGGACGAAAAGACAGCCCACCGCGACACTCCAGCTGATCCAGTTAGTGGTTTGGTTGAGGCTAGTTAATGGGGTGAGGTAGGTTAAACGCCAATTAAGGTCATCTAACTTGATTGACTGAATCAGGTAATCTTTATCTTGCAGTCGCCACACGCGTATATGGGTTTGGTCATACAACTCGCGTTTTGTGGCTGTCGGCTGAGAGTTGAAGGTGTCATTGAACCAATCGGCACTCAGTCGGTGATCACTGGAGAGAAAGAACTGATCTCGAGGGTTTTGGAATAGTATCGCTTCACCATCGGCAAACCATTGATCGGTTAGTAACGATAAGTCGATTTGCACCGCCACAATTCCCACTACATCGGATGCTCTGTAAACGGGTGCAGCAATAAAGTAATCGGGAGTGACACCCTTGTTTTTTGTCACCACTGAAATCGCGCCACCTTGAAGGTGGATCTTAGAAACAATCGTGCTGGCGTTGTTTTTGCTCAGTTTGCTTCTTTCGACACTCGATACCAACAAATCACCTTCGCCAGAAAGCAGATACCAGCCCTTGGTATTGGCGGCTTTATCCAATTGAATCAGTTGTTTCTTGATACGTTTTTCAAGGCGGTCTTCACCATCGATAAAACGAACCGTGGTTTCATCATTGGTTACCAGGTAGGGCAGATAATAGAAACGCTTAAGGGTTCGCCTCGCTTCTGCAATGTAACCAAGGAAGCGTTGTTCGGCGTAGCGTTGGGCTTGCTCGAGTTTCCACTGGCTAATTCCATTTTTGGTGGTGACCTGCACCAATCCAATCAATAAACAGGCACATAGGAATAACCAATATCGATTGTTGTTAACCATTCTTGATTAAATCCTTTTAAAATTAGTGATTTACCTATCTAGATTAATGAGATACGAAGCTTCACTGTTTTATTGCTTGGAAGGTGGAGTGTGGGACAAATCGAAGCTAACAAACATTATTAAACTGTTAAAGGAGTGTTATTCAAAGTGGGAGCTAGCTCCTTTTCGTCTGCGCCTTTTTTACATACCGTGGGCGACATTATCCAGATGTAAGCGACGGAACCAAACTATGCAGCGTATTGCTTTAATTGAAGATGACGCGATTGTGCGTCAAGCAACCAGCCAATGGTTACAGTTGGCTGGCTTTGATGTCACCGCATTTGAAGTGGGGCAAGATGCGTTAGATGCTGTAGAGCTGAGTGATTTTCAGACCATCATCACCGATGTTCGCTTACCTGATATTGATGGTGTTGAACTGCTAAGACGCTTTAAAAGCCTTGTGCCAGATGTGCCCGTTATCTTGATTACAGGTCACGGTGATGTCGATATGGCGGTGAAATCGCTACAGCAAGGTGCCTATGATTTCATTGAAAAGCCGTTCGACCCAGAGCGCCTATCTCAAACGGTATCGGAAGCGGTCGACAAGCATCAAAGTGGCCAAGACAGAAACCGTCGTCAGAACTATCTGGATAACCTTAAGGGCATTGAACAGGTGCTGATTGGTCGCAGCAAGGTGATGTGTGAATTACGCGAGCAAATACAAAAAGTCGCCTCGATTGATACCAATGTGATCATTTATGGTGAAACCGGCTGTGGTAAAGAGCTGGTCGCTTCTTGTCTGCATGAGTTTAGCCAGCGTAAAACCCATCCATTTGTGCCGCTCAACTGTGGTGCGATTCCAGAAAATCTCTTTGAAAGCGAGTTGTTTGGGCATGAAGCTGGTGCGTTTACTGGTGCCGCCAAGCGACGCATTGGTAAGCTTGAATTTGCCGACAAAGGCACGGTGTTTCTTGATGAAATAGAGAGTATGCCGCTGTCGATGCAGGTAAAAGTGCTGCGAACCTTGCAAGATAATGTTGTAGAACGCGTGGGTGGTAATCAGCAACAACATGTTGATCTACGAGTGGTCTCTGCTTCGAAAAGCGATCTACTTAATCATCCTGATTTTCGCCAAGATCTTTTCTATCGTTTGAACGTTGCCCAACTGCATTTACCTCCACTCAGTGATCGCGAAGAAGATGCCTTGCTTTTGTTTGAACACTTTACCCAAGAAGCGAACAGTGAAACCCGAGTTGCCAGTGAGGCCGATCGTTATGCCTTGTTGTCGTATGCATGGCCGGGTAATGTGCGCGAACTGCGTAACGTGGCGATTCGTTTTGCGCTGGATGAAAGCCTGACCGTCGGGGATATTTTGGCGTGTCGACCTAACTCAGTAACAGAATCAACCACGGCAGGCATCCCATTGGCGGTTCAGGTTCAGAGCTTTGAGCGAAAAGTGATTCATGATGCGCTAGTGCGTTATCAAGGGCGCATCAATGATGTGATGCAAGACTTGGATTTACCCCGCCGAACATTGAATCAAAAAATGGTGCGCTATGCGTTGAACCGAAGCGATTATGTCGATTCGTAAGTGATGAGGAGATGAGAGGTGCTGTCATAAATCAATGAGCAAAAAATGGCTCACCTCATATTTGTTACTTTATAAACATTGATCACATAAATACGACGCAGTGTGACTTATCTATCTTTAAATAGATGTTAAAGCTTACTTTGAATAAGCAAAAAATAGCTCATTGATTCGTGGTCAAATAAGCAAGAAATAGCTCACTTCAAATGAGATTTGGAATTAAATTCAATTAAAACAGTGATTTAAAAACTGGCATTGCGCTTGCTATCTAACGATTGTTGTTAACAAAAATATAACGTGAATAACTCTACATGGAGAGTAACAATGAAATACAACAAGCTAGTTAAAACTTTAGCAATCGCAATGGCCTCTATTGGCCTTATCAGCAACGCCTCAGCTCAAGAAGATCGCAGCTACATTTTAGCGACGGCCTCAACGGGTGGTACTTACTATCCAGTGGGGGTGGCTTTAGCGACATTGAGTAAAGTTAAGCTTGCGCCAAAGCAGCACTTTTCTTTAGCGGCTATCAGCTCTGCGGGATCGGGCGAGAACGTGAAACTTCTCAATGAGAACGAAGCACAGTTTGCCATTTTGCAAGGTTTGTATGGTGCATGGGCGTGGCAAGGGCTTGGTCCATATGAGAAGTCAGGCAGTCAAAAACAACTGCGTTCAGTCTCTATGCTATGGCAAAACGTTGAACACTTTATTGTGCGCTCTGATCTGACAGAAACGGGCACCATGAGTGATTTAGAAAATCTAAACGGCAAAAAATTCTCTATCGGTAAGAAGAACTCAGGTACAGAGAATTCAGGACGCCAGATCATGCAAGGCCTGTCGGTTAACCCAGAACAATTTAAACTCGCCTTTATGGGTTACGGCGGCAGTGCAAGTGCACTACAAAATGGCACCATTGATGGCATGAATACGCCTGCTGGTGTGCCTGTTGGTGCGGTAACTCAAGCCTTTGCAGCCTTGGGTGAAGACATTCAAATCCTGTCATTTACCGATGCGCAAATCAAACAAGCGAACGGCGATTACAATATCTGGACCAAGTACGAGATCCCAGCTAACACTTACCCTGGTGTTGATAAGCCGATCACCACTATCGCTCAACCTAACTTCCTAGCGGTTCGTGAAGACATCTCTGAAGAAGATGTTTATCAGCTGACTAAAGCTATCTATGAAAACCTACCTTTCCTACAAGGTATCCACAAAGCAACCAAAGCAATGGCTCTCGAGAAAGGGATCGCAGGTCTGCCTGTTCCACTTCACCCGGGCGCTGCACGTTACTACCAAGAAGTGGGCATCGATGTCCCTTCTGAGTTGATCGTCAACTAACGGTTTCGACAACTAACCGTCTTCGTCAATTCAAAAAACACCCTTCGTAACTAAATTGCTAGGTGCGCGTTCATATTGTGAATGTGTTCGTGCACCTCCTCACTTTATGGATTTTCTCTTCGTGTTTGCTGCGGAGAGCAGGAGTTTTCTATGAGCGATTCGCTGCAGCAGGAACTGAAAAAATTTGAACTGCCGACCCGAACGGATTTTCCGTGGGTAGGCAAAGTGATAACAACCATGGGAGTAATCCTCTCGCTGTTACACATTTGGTTTAACACCTTATCTACCTTGCCAGAGCTTTGGATCTCGGCGACCCACTTTGCTGGCTTTGCGATCATTTGTGCACTTTGGTATCCCGCCCATATCTCATTGAAAAGAAGCAAAATTGCTTTGGCTGTCGATATCGGAATTGCCTTGGCGGCTCTGGCTTGTCTTATCTACATTCCCTTTGCAGAAGATGCACTTTATGAGCGAGGCGTGAAGTTTATCGCCAGTGATTGGTTCTTCTCTATCTTGGCAATTGCCATTGTTATTGAGCTGATTCGTCGCACCATGGGTTGGTTTATTCCGGTGCTTATCTTGGTGTGTTTGAGTTATGTGGTGCTGTGGGGGCAATGGACCAGCGGCATCTTCCATTTCCCGGGTTTGAGCCTTGAAACTCTGCTTTATCGAAGCTTTTACTCATCAGAAGGGATGTTTGGTTCTATCTCAAGAATCAGCTGGACCTTCGTGTTTATGTTCATCCTATTTGGTGCATTCTTAGTGCGTTCGGGTGTCGGTGATTACATCATTGATGTGTCTCGCGCAGCGGCTGGCAAGGTGATTGGTGGCCCTGGTTTCATCGCGGTAATTGGCTCAGGCTTAATGGGGTCAGTGTCTGGTTCGAGCGTAGCAAACACCGTATCGACGGGCGTGATCAGTATTCCCTTAATGCAAAAGGCAGGCTTCCCTTCGCGTTTCGCGGCAGGTGTTGAAGCGGCTGCATCGACGGGCGGGCAGTTGATGCCACCGGTGATGGGTGCGGGTGCGTTTATCATGGCGTCGTACACGCAGATCCCTTATGTCGACATCATTGCGGTTTCCTTCTTACCTGCGCTTATCTACTTTTTGTCTGTGGCATTTTTCGTACGTATTGAAGCAAAACGCAGTGGCGTGCAAAAAGTCACTTCTGGCTGTGAACCTCTATTGAAGGTATTGCTGTCGGGTTGGCACAACCTAATCCCACTAGCGGTGTTGGTGACTCTGTTGGTGAAGGGCTTCACACCGACTTACGCTGCGGGTATCTCGATTCTGTCTGTCGTAGTGGCTTCATGGTTCTCTAAAAATCACAAAATGGGACCAAAGGCGATCATTGAAGCGCTTTCTCAAGGCGCAAAGAACATGGCGACCACGGCGGTGTTGTTGGTGGGTATTGGATTAGTTATCAACGTGATCAGCACGACTGGTATTGGTAACACCTTCTCATTGATGATCAACAGCTGGGCGAACGGCGACTTGTTGGTGATGATAGCTTTAATCGCGCTGGCATCTTTGATTTTGGGTATGGGCTTACCAGTAACCGCGGCTTATATCGTGTTGGGTACTCTGTCTGCTCCAGCCTTGTACAAACTGATTGCTGAAAGCCAGTTGCTCGACTTGTTGGTTTCGGGTCAGTTACCTGAACAGGCGAAAGCTATCTTCATGTTGGCGGCACCAGAAAAATTAGATTTACTGAATGCGCCAATGGCTCTCGAAACAGCCAAAGAGATGATTGCGTTAGTACCTGCTGATTTTGTGGAAACCCTGCTTGAGCAAAGCTTAGGCTTAGAAGCGATTAGCCTTGCACTGCTTTCTGCACACTTGATTATTTTTTGGCTGTCGCAAGACAGCAACGTGACGCCACCTGTTTGTTTAACTGCATTTGCGGCTGCGACCATTGCGAAAACCCCACCGATGAGAACCGGTTTAATGGCATGGAAGATAGCAAAAGGCTTGTATTTGGTGCCATTGCTGATTGCTTACACCAACTTGGTAAGTTGGGATGTGACCTCCGTTTTGGTCACAGGTGGTTTTGCTATTATTGGTACTTACGCGTTTGTTGCTGCGATTGAAGGCTATTTAGAAAGTAAAATTAATCTGCTGACTCGTGTTGTGTTAATCGTGCTGGGTGTGGCATTGGTTTGGCCTGATATTTCAGTCGTGATTCGTCTAGTGTGCGTAGCACTTTTCGTTGGCCTCTTTATTCACACGGCTCGTCAATACGATGCGAATCAAGTGAAAAAGGAATCGGAAGATGAGCAAGAATCGTTGCCTCAAACCGAACCTGACACTGTCGCGTCTTCCCTATAATTAAAAGGATTGAATGTAGGAATATTATGAACTCAACATACGACTATATTATCGTTGGTGGTGGCATTGTTGGCGTGTCGACGGCATGGCAATTACAGCAAGCTCACCCTGATAAAAGTATCCTTTTAGTCGAAAAGGAGCGTGGCTTCGCGCAGCACCAAACTGGCCATAACAGTGGTGTGATTCACGCTGGCGTTTACTACGCTCCGGGCAGTTTAAAGGCGGATTTTTGTAAGCGTGGCGTCGAGCGCACCATCGCCTTTTGTAGCCAACACGATATCCCTGTCGAAAACTGTGGCAAGCTGTTGGTCGCGACCAATGAGCAGGAAGTTGAGCGAATGAATGCTCTCTATCAACGTTGTCATGATAACGACATTGATGTCGATCTCTTGGATCAAGCGCAACTGAAACTTGCAGAGCCTAACATCACCGGTTTGGGCGCGATTTATGTCAAAACCACTAGTATTGTCGACTACAAAAAAGTCACCGAAGTGATGGCTCAGCAGTTTGTTGAGGCGGGTGGCGAGTTGAGCTTAGGCGCAGAAGTAATCATGGCAGATGAGCAAGACGATGAGGTGCAACTGACCTGCAAAGTGGATGGTCAAACTCTACAACTGAACAGCCGATTCTTGATCACTTGTTCTGGTTTGATGGCCGATAGAATGACTAGCATGCTTGGCATCGAAACCGACTTCCAAATCGTGCCTTATCGCGGTGAGTATTATCAGTTGGACGCC comes from Vibrio bathopelagicus and encodes:
- a CDS encoding TRAP transporter permease, producing the protein MSDSLQQELKKFELPTRTDFPWVGKVITTMGVILSLLHIWFNTLSTLPELWISATHFAGFAIICALWYPAHISLKRSKIALAVDIGIALAALACLIYIPFAEDALYERGVKFIASDWFFSILAIAIVIELIRRTMGWFIPVLILVCLSYVVLWGQWTSGIFHFPGLSLETLLYRSFYSSEGMFGSISRISWTFVFMFILFGAFLVRSGVGDYIIDVSRAAAGKVIGGPGFIAVIGSGLMGSVSGSSVANTVSTGVISIPLMQKAGFPSRFAAGVEAAASTGGQLMPPVMGAGAFIMASYTQIPYVDIIAVSFLPALIYFLSVAFFVRIEAKRSGVQKVTSGCEPLLKVLLSGWHNLIPLAVLVTLLVKGFTPTYAAGISILSVVVASWFSKNHKMGPKAIIEALSQGAKNMATTAVLLVGIGLVINVISTTGIGNTFSLMINSWANGDLLVMIALIALASLILGMGLPVTAAYIVLGTLSAPALYKLIAESQLLDLLVSGQLPEQAKAIFMLAAPEKLDLLNAPMALETAKEMIALVPADFVETLLEQSLGLEAISLALLSAHLIIFWLSQDSNVTPPVCLTAFAAATIAKTPPMRTGLMAWKIAKGLYLVPLLIAYTNLVSWDVTSVLVTGGFAIIGTYAFVAAIEGYLESKINLLTRVVLIVLGVALVWPDISVVIRLVCVALFVGLFIHTARQYDANQVKKESEDEQESLPQTEPDTVASSL
- the lhgO gene encoding L-2-hydroxyglutarate oxidase: MNSTYDYIIVGGGIVGVSTAWQLQQAHPDKSILLVEKERGFAQHQTGHNSGVIHAGVYYAPGSLKADFCKRGVERTIAFCSQHDIPVENCGKLLVATNEQEVERMNALYQRCHDNDIDVDLLDQAQLKLAEPNITGLGAIYVKTTSIVDYKKVTEVMAQQFVEAGGELSLGAEVIMADEQDDEVQLTCKVDGQTLQLNSRFLITCSGLMADRMTSMLGIETDFQIVPYRGEYYQLDAKHNQVVNHLIYPIPDPELPFLGVHLTRMIDGSVTVGPNAVQGWKREGYGKLNFSFKDTWQMLSFAGFWKVTANNLKTGLIEFKNSWWKPGYLKLVNKYCPSITVSDFKPYPAGIRAQAVLKDGTLVHDFLFAESPRSLHVCNAPSPAATSAMPIGEYICSKVMKKTA